One genomic window of Garra rufa chromosome 2, GarRuf1.0, whole genome shotgun sequence includes the following:
- the ldb1a gene encoding LIM domain-binding protein 1-A isoform X1 — MSVGGCACPGCSSKSFKLYSPKEPPNGSAFPPFHPGAMLDRDVGPTPMYPPSYMEPGIGRHTPYGNQTDYRIFELNKRLQNWTEQDCDNLWWDAFTTEFFEDDAMLTITFCLEDGPKRYTIGRTLIPRYFRSIFEGGATELFYVLKHPKESFHNNFVSLDCDQCTMVTQNGKPMFTQVCVEGRLYLEFMFDDMMRIKTWHFSIRQHREVVPRSILAMHFLPQQAQDPQMLDQLSKNITRCGLSNSTLNYLRLCVILEPMQELMSRHKTYSLSPRDCLKTCLFQKWQRMVAPPAEPARQAPNKRRKRKMSGGSTMSSGGGNNNNNSNSKKKSPASSFALSSQVPDVMVVGEPTLMGGEFGDEDERLITRLENTQFDAANGIDDEDSFNSSPALGTNSPWNSKAPSSQESKNDNPTSQSSQ, encoded by the exons GCTGTTCGTCCAAGTCATTCAAGCTGTACTCCCCAAAGGAGCCCCCCAACGGTAGTGCCTTCCCTCCATTTCACCCAGGCGCAATGCTGGATAGAGATGTGGG TCCGACGCCGATGTATCCCCCCTCTTACATGGAGCCTGGAATAGG GAGGCACACACCGTATGGAAATCAGACAGACTACAGAATATTTGAGCTCAACAAAAGACTACAGAATTGGACGGag CAGGACTGTGACAATTTATGGTGGGATGCGTTCACTACAGAGTTTTTCGAAGATGATGCAATGCTGACGATCACTTTCTGTCTTGAAGATGGGCCTAAACGATATA CTATTGGAAGGACGTTGATCCCTCGGTACTTCAGGAGTATTTTTGAGGGTGGCGCCACAGAACTCTTCTATGTGCTGAAACATCCCAAGGAGTCTTTCCACAATAACTTTGTGTCGCTGGACTGCGATCAGTGCACTATGGTTACACAGAATGGCAAACCCATGTTCACACAG GTGTGTGTGGAGGGCAGACTGTACCTCGAGTTTATGTTTGATGACATGATGCGTATAAAGACGTGGCACTTCAGCATCAGACAGCACAGAGAGGTCGTGCCGAGGAGCATCCTGGCAATGCAT TTCCTTCCCCAACAGGCCCAAGACCCCCAAATGCTTGACCAGCTATCAAAAAACATCACAAGATGTGGCTTATCTAACTCTACATTGAACTACCTCCGA CTTTGTGTAATCCTGGAGCCCATGCAGGAGCTGATGTCCAGACACAAGACCTACAGTCTCAGCCCGCGAGACTGCCTCAAAACCTGTCTTTTTCAGAAATGGCAGCGGATGGTGGCCCCACCAG CCGAGCCAGCAAGACAAGCCCCCAACAAGCGAAGGAAACGAAAAATGTCCGGCGGCAGCACGATGAGTTCTGGCGGGggcaacaacaataacaacagcaACAGTAAAAAGAAAAGTCCAGCCAGCAGTTTTGCGCTCTCCAGCCAGGTACCT GATGTGATGGTGGTGGGAGAGCCCACTCTGATGGGAGGGGAGTTCGGGGACGAGGATGAGCGGCTCATCACGCGGCTGGAGAACACACAGTTTGATGCGGCCAATGGCATCGACGACGAGGACAGTTTCAACAGTTCCCCCGCCCTGGGCACCAACAGCCCCTGGAACAGCAAAGCTCCCTCCAGCCAGGAGAGCAAAAATGACAACCCCACCTCACAGTCATCGCAGTAG
- the ldb1a gene encoding LIM domain-binding protein 1-A isoform X9, translated as MSVGGCACPGCSSKSFKLYSPKEPPNGSAFPPFHPGAMLDRDVGPTPMYPPSYMEPGIGRHTPYGNQTDYRIFELNKRLQNWTEQDCDNLWWDAFTTEFFEDDAMLTITFCLEDGPKRYTIGRTLIPRYFRSIFEGGATELFYVLKHPKESFHNNFVSLDCDQCTMVTQNGKPMFTQVCVEGRLYLEFMFDDMMRIKTWHFSIRQHREVVPRSILAMHFLPQQAQDPQMLDQLSKNITRCGLSNSTLNYLRLCVILEPMQELMSRHKTYSLSPRDCLKTCLFQKWQRMVAPPAEPARQAPNKRRKRKMSGGSTMSSGGGNNNNNSNSKKKSPASSFALSSQVPDLVGTKTCTVPELEDRS; from the exons GCTGTTCGTCCAAGTCATTCAAGCTGTACTCCCCAAAGGAGCCCCCCAACGGTAGTGCCTTCCCTCCATTTCACCCAGGCGCAATGCTGGATAGAGATGTGGG TCCGACGCCGATGTATCCCCCCTCTTACATGGAGCCTGGAATAGG GAGGCACACACCGTATGGAAATCAGACAGACTACAGAATATTTGAGCTCAACAAAAGACTACAGAATTGGACGGag CAGGACTGTGACAATTTATGGTGGGATGCGTTCACTACAGAGTTTTTCGAAGATGATGCAATGCTGACGATCACTTTCTGTCTTGAAGATGGGCCTAAACGATATA CTATTGGAAGGACGTTGATCCCTCGGTACTTCAGGAGTATTTTTGAGGGTGGCGCCACAGAACTCTTCTATGTGCTGAAACATCCCAAGGAGTCTTTCCACAATAACTTTGTGTCGCTGGACTGCGATCAGTGCACTATGGTTACACAGAATGGCAAACCCATGTTCACACAG GTGTGTGTGGAGGGCAGACTGTACCTCGAGTTTATGTTTGATGACATGATGCGTATAAAGACGTGGCACTTCAGCATCAGACAGCACAGAGAGGTCGTGCCGAGGAGCATCCTGGCAATGCAT TTCCTTCCCCAACAGGCCCAAGACCCCCAAATGCTTGACCAGCTATCAAAAAACATCACAAGATGTGGCTTATCTAACTCTACATTGAACTACCTCCGA CTTTGTGTAATCCTGGAGCCCATGCAGGAGCTGATGTCCAGACACAAGACCTACAGTCTCAGCCCGCGAGACTGCCTCAAAACCTGTCTTTTTCAGAAATGGCAGCGGATGGTGGCCCCACCAG CCGAGCCAGCAAGACAAGCCCCCAACAAGCGAAGGAAACGAAAAATGTCCGGCGGCAGCACGATGAGTTCTGGCGGGggcaacaacaataacaacagcaACAGTAAAAAGAAAAGTCCAGCCAGCAGTTTTGCGCTCTCCAGCCAGGTACCT GACCTGGTTGGAACAAAAACCTGTACAGTTCCGGAGCTTGAGGACCGGAGTTGA
- the ldb1a gene encoding LIM domain-binding protein 1-A isoform X3 has protein sequence MSVGGCACPGCSSKSFKLYSPKEPPNGSAFPPFHPGAMLDRDVGPTPMYPPSYMEPGIGRHTPYGNQTDYRIFELNKRLQNWTEQDCDNLWWDAFTTEFFEDDAMLTITFCLEDGPKRYTIGRTLIPRYFRSIFEGGATELFYVLKHPKESFHNNFVSLDCDQCTMVTQNGKPMFTQVCVEGRLYLEFMFDDMMRIKTWHFSIRQHREVVPRSILAMHFLPQQAQDPQMLDQLSKNITRCGLSNSTLNYLRLCVILEPMQELMSRHKTYSLSPRDCLKTCLFQKWQRMVAPPAEPARQAPNKRRKRKMSGGSTMSSGGGNNNNNSNSKKKSPASSFALSSQDVMVVGEPTLMGGEFGDEDERLITRLENTQFDAANGIDDEDSFNSSPALGTNSPWNSKAPSSQESKNDNPTSQSSQ, from the exons GCTGTTCGTCCAAGTCATTCAAGCTGTACTCCCCAAAGGAGCCCCCCAACGGTAGTGCCTTCCCTCCATTTCACCCAGGCGCAATGCTGGATAGAGATGTGGG TCCGACGCCGATGTATCCCCCCTCTTACATGGAGCCTGGAATAGG GAGGCACACACCGTATGGAAATCAGACAGACTACAGAATATTTGAGCTCAACAAAAGACTACAGAATTGGACGGag CAGGACTGTGACAATTTATGGTGGGATGCGTTCACTACAGAGTTTTTCGAAGATGATGCAATGCTGACGATCACTTTCTGTCTTGAAGATGGGCCTAAACGATATA CTATTGGAAGGACGTTGATCCCTCGGTACTTCAGGAGTATTTTTGAGGGTGGCGCCACAGAACTCTTCTATGTGCTGAAACATCCCAAGGAGTCTTTCCACAATAACTTTGTGTCGCTGGACTGCGATCAGTGCACTATGGTTACACAGAATGGCAAACCCATGTTCACACAG GTGTGTGTGGAGGGCAGACTGTACCTCGAGTTTATGTTTGATGACATGATGCGTATAAAGACGTGGCACTTCAGCATCAGACAGCACAGAGAGGTCGTGCCGAGGAGCATCCTGGCAATGCAT TTCCTTCCCCAACAGGCCCAAGACCCCCAAATGCTTGACCAGCTATCAAAAAACATCACAAGATGTGGCTTATCTAACTCTACATTGAACTACCTCCGA CTTTGTGTAATCCTGGAGCCCATGCAGGAGCTGATGTCCAGACACAAGACCTACAGTCTCAGCCCGCGAGACTGCCTCAAAACCTGTCTTTTTCAGAAATGGCAGCGGATGGTGGCCCCACCAG CCGAGCCAGCAAGACAAGCCCCCAACAAGCGAAGGAAACGAAAAATGTCCGGCGGCAGCACGATGAGTTCTGGCGGGggcaacaacaataacaacagcaACAGTAAAAAGAAAAGTCCAGCCAGCAGTTTTGCGCTCTCCAGCCAG GATGTGATGGTGGTGGGAGAGCCCACTCTGATGGGAGGGGAGTTCGGGGACGAGGATGAGCGGCTCATCACGCGGCTGGAGAACACACAGTTTGATGCGGCCAATGGCATCGACGACGAGGACAGTTTCAACAGTTCCCCCGCCCTGGGCACCAACAGCCCCTGGAACAGCAAAGCTCCCTCCAGCCAGGAGAGCAAAAATGACAACCCCACCTCACAGTCATCGCAGTAG
- the ldb1a gene encoding LIM domain-binding protein 1-A isoform X10, with amino-acid sequence MSVGGCACPGCSSKSFKLYSPKEPPNGSAFPPFHPGAMLDRDVGPTPMYPPSYMEPGIGRHTPYGNQTDYRIFELNKRLQNWTEQDCDNLWWDAFTTEFFEDDAMLTITFCLEDGPKRYTIGRTLIPRYFRSIFEGGATELFYVLKHPKESFHNNFVSLDCDQCTMVTQNGKPMFTQVCVEGRLYLEFMFDDMMRIKTWHFSIRQHREVVPRSILAMHFLPQQAQDPQMLDQLSKNITRCGLSNSTLNYLRLCVILEPMQELMSRHKTYSLSPRDCLKTCLFQKWQRMVAPPAEPARQAPNKRRKRKMSGGSTMSSGGGNNNNNSNSKKKSPASSFALSSQDLVGTKTCTVPELEDRS; translated from the exons GCTGTTCGTCCAAGTCATTCAAGCTGTACTCCCCAAAGGAGCCCCCCAACGGTAGTGCCTTCCCTCCATTTCACCCAGGCGCAATGCTGGATAGAGATGTGGG TCCGACGCCGATGTATCCCCCCTCTTACATGGAGCCTGGAATAGG GAGGCACACACCGTATGGAAATCAGACAGACTACAGAATATTTGAGCTCAACAAAAGACTACAGAATTGGACGGag CAGGACTGTGACAATTTATGGTGGGATGCGTTCACTACAGAGTTTTTCGAAGATGATGCAATGCTGACGATCACTTTCTGTCTTGAAGATGGGCCTAAACGATATA CTATTGGAAGGACGTTGATCCCTCGGTACTTCAGGAGTATTTTTGAGGGTGGCGCCACAGAACTCTTCTATGTGCTGAAACATCCCAAGGAGTCTTTCCACAATAACTTTGTGTCGCTGGACTGCGATCAGTGCACTATGGTTACACAGAATGGCAAACCCATGTTCACACAG GTGTGTGTGGAGGGCAGACTGTACCTCGAGTTTATGTTTGATGACATGATGCGTATAAAGACGTGGCACTTCAGCATCAGACAGCACAGAGAGGTCGTGCCGAGGAGCATCCTGGCAATGCAT TTCCTTCCCCAACAGGCCCAAGACCCCCAAATGCTTGACCAGCTATCAAAAAACATCACAAGATGTGGCTTATCTAACTCTACATTGAACTACCTCCGA CTTTGTGTAATCCTGGAGCCCATGCAGGAGCTGATGTCCAGACACAAGACCTACAGTCTCAGCCCGCGAGACTGCCTCAAAACCTGTCTTTTTCAGAAATGGCAGCGGATGGTGGCCCCACCAG CCGAGCCAGCAAGACAAGCCCCCAACAAGCGAAGGAAACGAAAAATGTCCGGCGGCAGCACGATGAGTTCTGGCGGGggcaacaacaataacaacagcaACAGTAAAAAGAAAAGTCCAGCCAGCAGTTTTGCGCTCTCCAGCCAG GACCTGGTTGGAACAAAAACCTGTACAGTTCCGGAGCTTGAGGACCGGAGTTGA
- the ldb1a gene encoding LIM domain-binding protein 1-A isoform X4, whose product MSVGGCACPGCSSKSFKLYSPKEPPNGSAFPPFHPGAMLDRDVGPTPMYPPSYMEPGIGRHTPYGNQTDYRIFELNKRLQNWTEQDCDNLWWDAFTTEFFEDDAMLTITFCLEDGPKRYTIGRTLIPRYFRSIFEGGATELFYVLKHPKESFHNNFVSLDCDQCTMVTQNGKPMFTQVCVEGRLYLEFMFDDMMRIKTWHFSIRQHREVVPRSILAMHAQDPQMLDQLSKNITRCGLSNSTLNYLRLCVILEPMQELMSRHKTYSLSPRDCLKTCLFQKWQRMVAPPAEPARQAPNKRRKRKMSGGSTMSSGGGNNNNNSNSKKKSPASSFALSSQVPDVMVVGEPTLMGGEFGDEDERLITRLENTQFDAANGIDDEDSFNSSPALGTNSPWNSKAPSSQESKNDNPTSQSSQ is encoded by the exons GCTGTTCGTCCAAGTCATTCAAGCTGTACTCCCCAAAGGAGCCCCCCAACGGTAGTGCCTTCCCTCCATTTCACCCAGGCGCAATGCTGGATAGAGATGTGGG TCCGACGCCGATGTATCCCCCCTCTTACATGGAGCCTGGAATAGG GAGGCACACACCGTATGGAAATCAGACAGACTACAGAATATTTGAGCTCAACAAAAGACTACAGAATTGGACGGag CAGGACTGTGACAATTTATGGTGGGATGCGTTCACTACAGAGTTTTTCGAAGATGATGCAATGCTGACGATCACTTTCTGTCTTGAAGATGGGCCTAAACGATATA CTATTGGAAGGACGTTGATCCCTCGGTACTTCAGGAGTATTTTTGAGGGTGGCGCCACAGAACTCTTCTATGTGCTGAAACATCCCAAGGAGTCTTTCCACAATAACTTTGTGTCGCTGGACTGCGATCAGTGCACTATGGTTACACAGAATGGCAAACCCATGTTCACACAG GTGTGTGTGGAGGGCAGACTGTACCTCGAGTTTATGTTTGATGACATGATGCGTATAAAGACGTGGCACTTCAGCATCAGACAGCACAGAGAGGTCGTGCCGAGGAGCATCCTGGCAATGCAT GCCCAAGACCCCCAAATGCTTGACCAGCTATCAAAAAACATCACAAGATGTGGCTTATCTAACTCTACATTGAACTACCTCCGA CTTTGTGTAATCCTGGAGCCCATGCAGGAGCTGATGTCCAGACACAAGACCTACAGTCTCAGCCCGCGAGACTGCCTCAAAACCTGTCTTTTTCAGAAATGGCAGCGGATGGTGGCCCCACCAG CCGAGCCAGCAAGACAAGCCCCCAACAAGCGAAGGAAACGAAAAATGTCCGGCGGCAGCACGATGAGTTCTGGCGGGggcaacaacaataacaacagcaACAGTAAAAAGAAAAGTCCAGCCAGCAGTTTTGCGCTCTCCAGCCAGGTACCT GATGTGATGGTGGTGGGAGAGCCCACTCTGATGGGAGGGGAGTTCGGGGACGAGGATGAGCGGCTCATCACGCGGCTGGAGAACACACAGTTTGATGCGGCCAATGGCATCGACGACGAGGACAGTTTCAACAGTTCCCCCGCCCTGGGCACCAACAGCCCCTGGAACAGCAAAGCTCCCTCCAGCCAGGAGAGCAAAAATGACAACCCCACCTCACAGTCATCGCAGTAG
- the ldb1a gene encoding LIM domain-binding protein 1-A isoform X7, protein MSVGGCACPGCSSKSFKLYSPKEPPNGSAFPPFHPGAMLDRDVGPTPMYPPSYMEPGIGRHTPYGNQTDYRIFELNKRLQNWTEDCDNLWWDAFTTEFFEDDAMLTITFCLEDGPKRYTIGRTLIPRYFRSIFEGGATELFYVLKHPKESFHNNFVSLDCDQCTMVTQNGKPMFTQVCVEGRLYLEFMFDDMMRIKTWHFSIRQHREVVPRSILAMHAQDPQMLDQLSKNITRCGLSNSTLNYLRLCVILEPMQELMSRHKTYSLSPRDCLKTCLFQKWQRMVAPPAEPARQAPNKRRKRKMSGGSTMSSGGGNNNNNSNSKKKSPASSFALSSQDVMVVGEPTLMGGEFGDEDERLITRLENTQFDAANGIDDEDSFNSSPALGTNSPWNSKAPSSQESKNDNPTSQSSQ, encoded by the exons GCTGTTCGTCCAAGTCATTCAAGCTGTACTCCCCAAAGGAGCCCCCCAACGGTAGTGCCTTCCCTCCATTTCACCCAGGCGCAATGCTGGATAGAGATGTGGG TCCGACGCCGATGTATCCCCCCTCTTACATGGAGCCTGGAATAGG GAGGCACACACCGTATGGAAATCAGACAGACTACAGAATATTTGAGCTCAACAAAAGACTACAGAATTGGACGGag GACTGTGACAATTTATGGTGGGATGCGTTCACTACAGAGTTTTTCGAAGATGATGCAATGCTGACGATCACTTTCTGTCTTGAAGATGGGCCTAAACGATATA CTATTGGAAGGACGTTGATCCCTCGGTACTTCAGGAGTATTTTTGAGGGTGGCGCCACAGAACTCTTCTATGTGCTGAAACATCCCAAGGAGTCTTTCCACAATAACTTTGTGTCGCTGGACTGCGATCAGTGCACTATGGTTACACAGAATGGCAAACCCATGTTCACACAG GTGTGTGTGGAGGGCAGACTGTACCTCGAGTTTATGTTTGATGACATGATGCGTATAAAGACGTGGCACTTCAGCATCAGACAGCACAGAGAGGTCGTGCCGAGGAGCATCCTGGCAATGCAT GCCCAAGACCCCCAAATGCTTGACCAGCTATCAAAAAACATCACAAGATGTGGCTTATCTAACTCTACATTGAACTACCTCCGA CTTTGTGTAATCCTGGAGCCCATGCAGGAGCTGATGTCCAGACACAAGACCTACAGTCTCAGCCCGCGAGACTGCCTCAAAACCTGTCTTTTTCAGAAATGGCAGCGGATGGTGGCCCCACCAG CCGAGCCAGCAAGACAAGCCCCCAACAAGCGAAGGAAACGAAAAATGTCCGGCGGCAGCACGATGAGTTCTGGCGGGggcaacaacaataacaacagcaACAGTAAAAAGAAAAGTCCAGCCAGCAGTTTTGCGCTCTCCAGCCAG GATGTGATGGTGGTGGGAGAGCCCACTCTGATGGGAGGGGAGTTCGGGGACGAGGATGAGCGGCTCATCACGCGGCTGGAGAACACACAGTTTGATGCGGCCAATGGCATCGACGACGAGGACAGTTTCAACAGTTCCCCCGCCCTGGGCACCAACAGCCCCTGGAACAGCAAAGCTCCCTCCAGCCAGGAGAGCAAAAATGACAACCCCACCTCACAGTCATCGCAGTAG
- the ldb1a gene encoding LIM domain-binding protein 1-A isoform X6, protein MSVGGCACPGCSSKSFKLYSPKEPPNGSAFPPFHPGAMLDRDVGPTPMYPPSYMEPGIGRHTPYGNQTDYRIFELNKRLQNWTEQDCDNLWWDAFTTEFFEDDAMLTITFCLEDGPKRYTIGRTLIPRYFRSIFEGGATELFYVLKHPKESFHNNFVSLDCDQCTMVTQNGKPMFTQVCVEGRLYLEFMFDDMMRIKTWHFSIRQHREVVPRSILAMHAQDPQMLDQLSKNITRCGLSNSTLNYLRLCVILEPMQELMSRHKTYSLSPRDCLKTCLFQKWQRMVAPPAEPARQAPNKRRKRKMSGGSTMSSGGGNNNNNSNSKKKSPASSFALSSQDVMVVGEPTLMGGEFGDEDERLITRLENTQFDAANGIDDEDSFNSSPALGTNSPWNSKAPSSQESKNDNPTSQSSQ, encoded by the exons GCTGTTCGTCCAAGTCATTCAAGCTGTACTCCCCAAAGGAGCCCCCCAACGGTAGTGCCTTCCCTCCATTTCACCCAGGCGCAATGCTGGATAGAGATGTGGG TCCGACGCCGATGTATCCCCCCTCTTACATGGAGCCTGGAATAGG GAGGCACACACCGTATGGAAATCAGACAGACTACAGAATATTTGAGCTCAACAAAAGACTACAGAATTGGACGGag CAGGACTGTGACAATTTATGGTGGGATGCGTTCACTACAGAGTTTTTCGAAGATGATGCAATGCTGACGATCACTTTCTGTCTTGAAGATGGGCCTAAACGATATA CTATTGGAAGGACGTTGATCCCTCGGTACTTCAGGAGTATTTTTGAGGGTGGCGCCACAGAACTCTTCTATGTGCTGAAACATCCCAAGGAGTCTTTCCACAATAACTTTGTGTCGCTGGACTGCGATCAGTGCACTATGGTTACACAGAATGGCAAACCCATGTTCACACAG GTGTGTGTGGAGGGCAGACTGTACCTCGAGTTTATGTTTGATGACATGATGCGTATAAAGACGTGGCACTTCAGCATCAGACAGCACAGAGAGGTCGTGCCGAGGAGCATCCTGGCAATGCAT GCCCAAGACCCCCAAATGCTTGACCAGCTATCAAAAAACATCACAAGATGTGGCTTATCTAACTCTACATTGAACTACCTCCGA CTTTGTGTAATCCTGGAGCCCATGCAGGAGCTGATGTCCAGACACAAGACCTACAGTCTCAGCCCGCGAGACTGCCTCAAAACCTGTCTTTTTCAGAAATGGCAGCGGATGGTGGCCCCACCAG CCGAGCCAGCAAGACAAGCCCCCAACAAGCGAAGGAAACGAAAAATGTCCGGCGGCAGCACGATGAGTTCTGGCGGGggcaacaacaataacaacagcaACAGTAAAAAGAAAAGTCCAGCCAGCAGTTTTGCGCTCTCCAGCCAG GATGTGATGGTGGTGGGAGAGCCCACTCTGATGGGAGGGGAGTTCGGGGACGAGGATGAGCGGCTCATCACGCGGCTGGAGAACACACAGTTTGATGCGGCCAATGGCATCGACGACGAGGACAGTTTCAACAGTTCCCCCGCCCTGGGCACCAACAGCCCCTGGAACAGCAAAGCTCCCTCCAGCCAGGAGAGCAAAAATGACAACCCCACCTCACAGTCATCGCAGTAG
- the ldb1a gene encoding LIM domain-binding protein 1-A isoform X12 — MSVGGCACPGCSSKSFKLYSPKEPPNGSAFPPFHPGAMLDRDVGPTPMYPPSYMEPGIGRHTPYGNQTDYRIFELNKRLQNWTEQDCDNLWWDAFTTEFFEDDAMLTITFCLEDGPKRYTIGRTLIPRYFRSIFEGGATELFYVLKHPKESFHNNFVSLDCDQCTMVTQNGKPMFTQVCVEGRLYLEFMFDDMMRIKTWHFSIRQHREVVPRSILAMHAQDPQMLDQLSKNITRCGLSNSTLNYLRLCVILEPMQELMSRHKTYSLSPRDCLKTCLFQKWQRMVAPPAEPARQAPNKRRKRKMSGGSTMSSGGGNNNNNSNSKKKSPASSFALSSQDLVGTKTCTVPELEDRS; from the exons GCTGTTCGTCCAAGTCATTCAAGCTGTACTCCCCAAAGGAGCCCCCCAACGGTAGTGCCTTCCCTCCATTTCACCCAGGCGCAATGCTGGATAGAGATGTGGG TCCGACGCCGATGTATCCCCCCTCTTACATGGAGCCTGGAATAGG GAGGCACACACCGTATGGAAATCAGACAGACTACAGAATATTTGAGCTCAACAAAAGACTACAGAATTGGACGGag CAGGACTGTGACAATTTATGGTGGGATGCGTTCACTACAGAGTTTTTCGAAGATGATGCAATGCTGACGATCACTTTCTGTCTTGAAGATGGGCCTAAACGATATA CTATTGGAAGGACGTTGATCCCTCGGTACTTCAGGAGTATTTTTGAGGGTGGCGCCACAGAACTCTTCTATGTGCTGAAACATCCCAAGGAGTCTTTCCACAATAACTTTGTGTCGCTGGACTGCGATCAGTGCACTATGGTTACACAGAATGGCAAACCCATGTTCACACAG GTGTGTGTGGAGGGCAGACTGTACCTCGAGTTTATGTTTGATGACATGATGCGTATAAAGACGTGGCACTTCAGCATCAGACAGCACAGAGAGGTCGTGCCGAGGAGCATCCTGGCAATGCAT GCCCAAGACCCCCAAATGCTTGACCAGCTATCAAAAAACATCACAAGATGTGGCTTATCTAACTCTACATTGAACTACCTCCGA CTTTGTGTAATCCTGGAGCCCATGCAGGAGCTGATGTCCAGACACAAGACCTACAGTCTCAGCCCGCGAGACTGCCTCAAAACCTGTCTTTTTCAGAAATGGCAGCGGATGGTGGCCCCACCAG CCGAGCCAGCAAGACAAGCCCCCAACAAGCGAAGGAAACGAAAAATGTCCGGCGGCAGCACGATGAGTTCTGGCGGGggcaacaacaataacaacagcaACAGTAAAAAGAAAAGTCCAGCCAGCAGTTTTGCGCTCTCCAGCCAG GACCTGGTTGGAACAAAAACCTGTACAGTTCCGGAGCTTGAGGACCGGAGTTGA
- the ldb1a gene encoding LIM domain-binding protein 1-A isoform X2 yields the protein MSVGGCACPGCSSKSFKLYSPKEPPNGSAFPPFHPGAMLDRDVGPTPMYPPSYMEPGIGRHTPYGNQTDYRIFELNKRLQNWTEDCDNLWWDAFTTEFFEDDAMLTITFCLEDGPKRYTIGRTLIPRYFRSIFEGGATELFYVLKHPKESFHNNFVSLDCDQCTMVTQNGKPMFTQVCVEGRLYLEFMFDDMMRIKTWHFSIRQHREVVPRSILAMHFLPQQAQDPQMLDQLSKNITRCGLSNSTLNYLRLCVILEPMQELMSRHKTYSLSPRDCLKTCLFQKWQRMVAPPAEPARQAPNKRRKRKMSGGSTMSSGGGNNNNNSNSKKKSPASSFALSSQVPDVMVVGEPTLMGGEFGDEDERLITRLENTQFDAANGIDDEDSFNSSPALGTNSPWNSKAPSSQESKNDNPTSQSSQ from the exons GCTGTTCGTCCAAGTCATTCAAGCTGTACTCCCCAAAGGAGCCCCCCAACGGTAGTGCCTTCCCTCCATTTCACCCAGGCGCAATGCTGGATAGAGATGTGGG TCCGACGCCGATGTATCCCCCCTCTTACATGGAGCCTGGAATAGG GAGGCACACACCGTATGGAAATCAGACAGACTACAGAATATTTGAGCTCAACAAAAGACTACAGAATTGGACGGag GACTGTGACAATTTATGGTGGGATGCGTTCACTACAGAGTTTTTCGAAGATGATGCAATGCTGACGATCACTTTCTGTCTTGAAGATGGGCCTAAACGATATA CTATTGGAAGGACGTTGATCCCTCGGTACTTCAGGAGTATTTTTGAGGGTGGCGCCACAGAACTCTTCTATGTGCTGAAACATCCCAAGGAGTCTTTCCACAATAACTTTGTGTCGCTGGACTGCGATCAGTGCACTATGGTTACACAGAATGGCAAACCCATGTTCACACAG GTGTGTGTGGAGGGCAGACTGTACCTCGAGTTTATGTTTGATGACATGATGCGTATAAAGACGTGGCACTTCAGCATCAGACAGCACAGAGAGGTCGTGCCGAGGAGCATCCTGGCAATGCAT TTCCTTCCCCAACAGGCCCAAGACCCCCAAATGCTTGACCAGCTATCAAAAAACATCACAAGATGTGGCTTATCTAACTCTACATTGAACTACCTCCGA CTTTGTGTAATCCTGGAGCCCATGCAGGAGCTGATGTCCAGACACAAGACCTACAGTCTCAGCCCGCGAGACTGCCTCAAAACCTGTCTTTTTCAGAAATGGCAGCGGATGGTGGCCCCACCAG CCGAGCCAGCAAGACAAGCCCCCAACAAGCGAAGGAAACGAAAAATGTCCGGCGGCAGCACGATGAGTTCTGGCGGGggcaacaacaataacaacagcaACAGTAAAAAGAAAAGTCCAGCCAGCAGTTTTGCGCTCTCCAGCCAGGTACCT GATGTGATGGTGGTGGGAGAGCCCACTCTGATGGGAGGGGAGTTCGGGGACGAGGATGAGCGGCTCATCACGCGGCTGGAGAACACACAGTTTGATGCGGCCAATGGCATCGACGACGAGGACAGTTTCAACAGTTCCCCCGCCCTGGGCACCAACAGCCCCTGGAACAGCAAAGCTCCCTCCAGCCAGGAGAGCAAAAATGACAACCCCACCTCACAGTCATCGCAGTAG